The genome window GAAAAGCAGTGTTACAAGTACAGTATCTTAGAAGATTCTGTATTGCAAAACAGGCCTGCAAGACAAAGAACAAATACAGTTCTCACACAGGAACCACAATGAAGAACATTACACAATAAGAATGGCACCTTGCATTTGTCAGGATCCAAAGATTCCCTGTGAGTAAATCAGATCTGTAGCAAGGCTCAGTACCTAATGCAAGTGAATAAATACTTTGAGAAAGTTTCTTCTAAACCACACTACAAAAATCAGGAACAGAATTTGGGAGCTTCTACGTGAGTAGACAGCTGAGCATGGTTTGGGCATCAGAGGCAGAGGTGATGCAAGAGAGATATTTAACTCAGCACAACTTAACTATAAAAAGGCTGTGAATCTCTGCAGTAAAGTAGTGCCCTGCAAGGACTCAAGCCCCCTCACTGGACAGGCGAGTTCTGGCCTGAGGAAGGACTGGCATACTGCTACTCCACAGACACTTTTTCTTCCTATACATATTAGAGAGCAATTTGGTTGAACAAGAGTCAGTTGCCTAAAGGGGAAAGATTTCTTACTAATCCTTCTTTACAAACACCATCTTTAGGCTTCACATAGAGAGTAGTATTAACCTGAGCTGTCAAGAGTTTTCACAtggtcctgtccctcccttcTTCTAAAGTAAGTTTGTCAAACATCAATACTTCTATGGTTTAAAAGAatcagatgaagaaaaaagacagcTCCTTCAAAAGGGAAAGCTTAACAACTGACAAAGAGATTAACCCTTAAAACTTCGGCATGGATCTTTAGTTCTGTGGTTTCAAGTGTCTTACTAGATTAAAACCAATTCTGGAGTTCCCTTGCTGGTTTtagtcttttttatttccagcagaCTTAAGGATTACCTTCCTGCAATTGGCAGACCCCTTTTCTTATCCGAGTCTCCCagccttccctcctgctcccacctggaCTTAATAAGTTCAACAACTAAGAATGTTCAATAGCTCCAATGAaagattttggaaagaaaagggaaaattacaCCAGAATATGTGGcacacaggaaaacaggaatATGCCATGCCAGAGAGCTTACAATCTATTTCAACAAGTATGGAACTATTTCAAAACTATTTCAACAAGTAGATGGAACCTATATGCACTTATAGATTGGAACCCCAAAACTTTGTAAGAAAAATGGAGCATGGGGTTTGTACTTCTGTTGTCTCTTCAGTGTGTCAATGGAAACCACATAGGTTCTGAGAACATTACAGCTCTTTCCACTGTTGCTCATCTCTGTATTCTTTGGCTTCACAATATGTGATTCTCAGAACACTGAACCAGAAGGAATTTGGCCTCATTCCAGAACCCAACACAGATGGTAAAAGATTCTGTACCAAGCTACttctctggcagctgctgtatgaaatataatattaCACAGCAGAGTAACTCAGTGTAATTTGTTTCCTGAGTGGTTTCTCTTCAGTGTTTAAACACACCATGCACTGGCAATACAGAAGTCAAAGAAGATAGAGTCACAGAGAAATTCAATTATTTAAGCCAACCCTTTTAATCAGTATTGGCAGCAAGGCCAGATGGAATGTTAGCTCAAAAGAAATAAGCTGAAAAGCATTTACCCCCATACAGAAGGGTAGTGTAGCCTAAAAGGAAGGCACTTGACACTTGGTGCGTAAGTCCTAAGATCTTAATAACCTTCATGCTTACTCAGAAAAAGGGGAGAGGTTCTTCAAAACACCTAACAGTCAAAACACTAAACAATCAAAGTGTGCTCAAGTCATCTATCAGAACCTTGAACTACTGAGTTCTGTGAGAATTTGTATTGTGTCTTgtggcaaaaataaaagaatactGTTCCTAAATACAAAGTCCCATTAAATTCACAAACCAAATTAGAACCAAATAACTTCAGGAAGCACATTTTTGCACTACTATTTCCAGAAGCAATtatttggtaaaaaaaatgtaatgtatCCAAACTAGAATATTAATAGAATCCTTGTTCTCCAATATTCAGACCAGTTTTGCATATAATTTAATACTTAGTGCATTGACCACTATTCCCCATAATGATTCACTTctaacaaaggaaaagaagtctATGCACTTATAGGCAACTGATGATAAATCAGTTCTTATacaattatttatataaaaatttatcCCATCATCTACCTGAATTGATATCTGGATCTTGTCCTTCTAGCAAACTCTGAAGTCTCCTACTTGTTAGTTCCAGAAGAGTCAAAGGAgcctgaaaataaaacccaataaagaaaacattacaAAACCAATACTTCTGCATTTTGATACTATAAAGCTTTCAAATAACCAATTTAAAAACACATAATTAAATGCAGAAGAATTTATGGCTACATTTATTTAGGTACACATTCAAAGTCTCTCACAGAATTGCACTAAAACACATAGTTTTACTAAGATGTATGCGTTTATTTCTGGTATTTCTGGCCAAAGAAATAGGAAGCAAAAAGTTCTAGATGCCATTTTCCACGACAAAAACCACAGTGCAAAACAAGCTGATTTCAGCTTTCACACAAGGCTCTCAATGGCAGCTGTCAGAGAGAACCACCGTCCACTCACCGTTACTCCTGCACAGTTCTGGCCCTAACTCCAGTGGGGAATCAAAGGCCCAGCCTTTGATTCAGAACCCTTaacacaaatttaaaaagaggGGGGTTGGCTGTGTACtaacaaacacaaaaccctCACTAACCACTTAAGGCTTTCAAACTAAACTggaactaattaaaaaaaaaataattcttccatGTTGCAACCTGAAGTCAGAAGTGGAAATTTATGTgttgtataaaaataaaaaacagtattttactGAAACCAAATTTCTGTGAAGCTTATTTTTATAGGGTATGGTAAAGTTTCATCTTTTCACATGTGACAATATGATGAAACATAAATTAAGGATATTATAAAAATCTATATTTACACAACTCATCAAGTTTAAGGGAAAGGCTACTAGCATTTTGTGGttctatttgttttctttaatttagaaGTTAACATTCCAAAATACTAAGGATCTTTTAGAGTTGTCAAAGCTATACACTGGGGTACAAGAGCATGCCATTTTTCTACCACTCAGAGTATGCCAGTGAACTTCTAAAGAAGAAAGACAATGAGATACCTAAGTATTTAGTAGGCATTCATGCCAACATGACcctattaaatattattaatattttaaatattttcctaatacAAATCATGCAAATAGAGAGGATATAATTTATAAAGGATTGCAAAGCTCTCAAAAATCTGTCCTATGTAGTCTGGAATAGCGTCTCACCCTGTTTGGCTGTACTATTAAACTGTAACAAATGGAACATTAAACACAGTTCCTTAGACTTGTCATACTCAAAAAAGGCAATTCATGGCATTTAACATTCAAAATGACAAAGCCAATGATGTAAGGAGAATGATACCTTGAAGAGCTCAGAGTGATTGTCCATCAGAAACTGaatcagcagctctgcctgtggtTTTGACAGTGTCCTGTTTTGTAAGATGAACTTTGTACAAGTCTTGATGATCACAAATCTGTTCTCAAACTAGAAAAAGTAGTACCCGGATTTGGCATTAGATTGACTTGCAGTATGCTAGCAAAGACTAAGTACAACAGGACGCTATCAGTGGGAAACAGATCACATGGAAAGGCAGTAAACAGAATACTTCTAATGAGACAAAAAATTTTAGCTTTACTATGACAAATTGCTATTTTTCACATTAAGCAGAACAGATACTTACTTGTTTTTGCAATCTGTAGCCCTCAGATTCTGATGCAATGGCTAGGAATGTAAGGAGCCTGTGAAGTTCTTCACTAATATTCGGtgctaataattttaaataaagttgTAATGCCTCCAGAGCTtgatctgtttttcctttttctgccgTGGAGTAAAACAGCATATCCAATGTTACTATTCATTTTCAGAGTTATGAATACTTATTTAAATCCCAATAATATTTCCAGTTTTGGAGGTGTTTCCTTCCAAACAAAATTTCATGTTGTTCCAGTTATTAAAGGATTCTTTTCTCAAACCACAAGTTTTAATTTTGACTCCCCCACCAGGGGCAGCGTGGCAGCAGGCAGTGAGTGAGCAGCTTTGTAGTACTTAGTTGACAGGTGGGGGGTTAAGGCACAACAACCCAGTAgggctgaagcagcagcaacaaagGCCATAAAGGTAGGATTAATCTTAAACTTGTATTTAAATGAAACCCGTCTGGTTGACTTGTATGCATATGATGGGAGAGCTCTCAACAGTccctttaataattttaaataacttcTATTACAAAAAAGGACCCTATgtccataattttaaaaatctcattctGGTTAACATGAAAAACTTCATAGCAATGATTTTAGTTTTATGTAATTACTTAGTAGTAGTAATAAGGCACATTCTGACTTGGGGTAAGTAACTTCCACAATGAGAGTAGTTATCTATTGAAAGTTACCCACAGAGGTTGGTGGATCTCTATCCTTccagattttcaaaattcagttgGACCAGGCCCTAAGCAAATTCATCTAACTTTGAAATTTGTCCTTGGCTCGAGTAGAGGTTCGTAATAGTGATCTTGAGCATTCCAACCTAAAAAGTGCATCTGCAATGGCATTGCAAATAGTGTCATGATTCAGTCAATTGATACTTAGTGACATCATCAACACAGCTTTTATCCTTATGTTTTGTTCCAGGTCGCTCTTACCTATAAGTTCTATAATTCCTGAATGAACATCAAAATCCTGAGTGGCAAGAAGAGAATCCTTCTTTTGACTGTAATACTTCATAATAACATCAAAAAGAATCTTCTTGTATGTATTCAGACTGTTGGGGCTGTTAGTGCTTTGAGGTAACTGCTGACTAACCATCACTAGGAATTGGTCAGGAAAATACTCCAAGCATTCAATTGCAGCATAGAGCCATCTGTCAAGCCTGTAGAAGGAAAAGGTAGTTTTAGTGCTTGCCTTAAAATGCTCTacgtatttttattttcacaaattcATAGAACATTCTGAGTCAgaagggacacacaaggatCACTGCATCTAATTCTTAAGTAAATGAGATTGAATCTGTTATCTTGATGTAATTAACACCATGCTCTGAACAACTGAGCTATCCCAGGGTCCATTTAATCCTTTAAAGAAAACTAGATAGATACAGTCACATATATAAACCACAACACTTAACTGGTGTATTAAGCAATTTGTGTAACTTATTTCACTACAACCGTTCAAGAACCTGCTCAAAATGAGCAACTTCCATGTTTTTCCTATGCTACCCGAGATAAACACAGATCAAAACAAGTATCATGCAATAATGCCAGACTGTCACTGACCCCAGGAATTCACCTAgtatttaaaaaccaaacaccacaCTATCATCGCTCCAACACACACATGGAAAACCCACCAGAGCTAACCAGGGTGAAAAAACCTGATCTCtatagaagagaaaaagacagtttgaaaaagagggaaagttGGTTAAATCCCAGAGGACTACAGAAGCAGTTTATTATATAAACTACTATAAAGGCATGAGTTTTCACACGCATCTATTGTCTCTATATCTTaactaaggaaagaaaatgtaaccTAATTATGCACCTACAATTCGGCTGCATAATTTATTGTTGAAAGAAGCCAGAAGATCGGAGAAAAAAGTCTCAACCATTTTGTACAGAAGGAatataaaatcatagaaatgTGTTGTGTGGGACAGATGAACAATTACTTTTATCTGATTCTGgatgtaaaataatttcatctgaACCAATCACAAGTTGCAAATATTATTTAAGATCCACAGAATCTTATTTTTATCATGGAGAACTGAAGCAAAGATTGTGAAATTGCAGATAAAAATGGTATTAATTTGACAAAAATAGTCATTCCTAAGACATTCACATAAGCCTTGACATATTCATTAGAAGTATATGCAAGATAGAAATCAGCCTAAGTACACTAAACAAGAACACTACAAAAGTAAGAGAAGAATTAAGGAAAAGAACACTGACAACATGCAGACACTTTTATATTCTCATAATATAAGCATTATTCAGTGCTACAGCTtagtttctccttttctcttgctAACAATAGATGCCTTACTGACTTTCTATCTTCACACCACAGCCACTAGGAACcgcaacaaacaaacaaaaagactCAGAATAAAGTTTTCAAGTTCTGATGTCTGTTACGGAGACCTAAGAGTAAAGAATCTGGTCTAGAAACTAGGAGTGTTTACAACACTCAAGGTTAAAGTTGTAATGTTTACTTAAAATACTCAAGTGTCCAACTCTAAACATACACTTTTTGTGAAATCACCACTTCTGAAAAGACAATCAATCACACTAATGCCACCTCTTTCTACAAGTACACAAACATAATGATGTCTATTTGTTCACTTAACACAAATCTTTGATCAAGAGTAAAATAAAGCCTTTACTAACAAATTCATTTCATAGATACATAACTTACTCGGGCAAGTTTAAGCTACACGTAACCTCTCTGTCCAGGAAAGTATTTGAGATAATCATGTCTTCTTCTTTGCCAAAACTGTCTGATTTTGTCTTCACTGAAGACACCAAGATATCTTCTAGAACGGGAACATCAATTAACTGCAGCAGTCGTAGCAGAGTTTGCTGTTTCCAGACATCTTCTATTACTGATaccataaacaaacaaaaaaccctcagaaacAAGATCTTATGTAAACAACTAACTTTTGTTTTTACTCACTAAAGGTCTTTTAAGTGTTCAAAGAAAACACAATAACAGCATAGTGTGAAGTTGCTGTGTTGGGTAAGAAGGGATCAAAATAGGAATGCTAAAAAAAAGTCTCCCCCATCATATTAGGATTCTGAATAAACTACTCTAATtagcagaatggaaaaaaagacaagtgaaaaGTAAAGGACACACATAATAAAGATAGTCTTAAGATTAAGACCTACTTCCTTCTGAAGTTTGTTTTCATAACTAGCACCACTATGCAAAAACATAACCCTAttgtgtttccttctgtttAGTTACTACAAGCATTAACCCCTTTAACACTCATTTAGATATTTTGTCATTAGTGACAGGTTAAATTTAGGTCTTTGTGGAGCATTGTTTAACAGAAATGGGGCACTCGCTCCAAGATACAGTGAAGAACAAtcaagttttaaaaagaaaaaatcctatCCTCACCTCCTTTTGAAAGCAGGCAAGTTGGTTCATTAACCATGATCTTTGGAGGTAAAGATGCATGAACATATATTGATTGAAGAAGCTCTTCAATCCTCTTTTTATCAGCTGCTTCCAATGCTAAGGGGTTTGAAAGTGTTGTGCCACACTTTGTTCTGCttagggaggggaaaaaaagatgtatAACAAATACTATTAGAAGATATTTGTCTTTCTGTTACTTACTAAATTGCTCTTAAATTAGAACTTTAGGGTTTCATTATATCTGGAGTCTATCCTGCTACTAGAATTCCTATCATCCACATCTGCTTTGTGGAAAGGGCAAGTGTATTGATTCCAAATACTGTTTGCTAGTTTCACTTTGTTAACTGGCTTTCAGTAACTAGCTCATTCATGCTAAGTCTCAGATTTCAGGACAAATGATagcaaaaccaaattattcCTAGGCTTATACTACTGTGCCAGACTCTATTCCAAATAACAAATGGCAGATCAAAATACTTTACTCAAAAATACCTGGAAGCATCTACAATTTAGACATGACATTTCTCAAAACTGGTACAGACTCTTCAGAAGTCTCCAACACCTGGTTTAGTCAAACATAACTTCATTTAAGGGTAACCCCCcccttaacttttttttttaaaagaaaaaaattagaatagTTCAGAATAACTCACTTAGAACATcgttttgttttctgtttgcagaTTTGCTCAGGAGATAAGCTTAcattttccttattctttctTGGAAGAAGAGGATCAAGACTGCTATATACAAATCTATAGAGACTAGTATCCGTGTCTTCAAATTCTGTTTCCTTCCCATTCTTGAATAAGTAAAGCCTGGCTCCAACTGGCTCAAACACTTTGTGATCCATCAACGCTTGGCATACACGGACCCCCTTCAGCCGAGAAATATCCATGCAGCTTAGGTACATGCTTTGCATAAGATGGCTCAGTACCACATCAACAGCGTTGGAGCCAGTGAAACAGTTTCTATACGTTTTCAGGTGCTGTCTACGTCTTTTGATTTCCACTTGATTGTGAAGGGCATGTATAATACTATTCCACAGCTGAGTTGCTTGAAAAGGACCATCGCAGTCTGCAAAGTATTTATATGAAAGTTTTACAAATTTACAAAACtttaatacttaaaaaatacactgtgattttagttttatatttaaaaaaaaatatttagaaatcaGCTGAATTTTACAAAGACAATATTTCATGACTCAGTCCTTCTTGTATGCTGATTCACACCCACTATGGTAGAGTCAagagaagagaacaaaaatccACTACAAACAGGTGATGAAggtttttttgtcattgttatGACCACATATTTTATGAATGCGGTACGTACATACACATTAAATCATCAGAGAATCACAAATCAGCCGAGGCTTGCAGGGACCTCTGGGGTCTacctggtccaacctccctgctcaagcaaggCCACCCAGAGCTGGTCGCCCAGAACCAGGTTTTGAGGATCTCCAGATACCGAGATGTCCACACAGGATATCACAACCTGTCTGGGTACCACTGAAGAGAGTCTGCCTCCATCGTCTTTGCACTCTCTCTTTAGATACTTGCAGAGACACCCccaagccttctcttctcccgGCTGATCAGGCCCAGCGCGCTCAGTCTCACTGGGGGAGGTGTTCCGAAGCCCCCAGTTTATGCTCACACATCGCGCAGACGACAAACGAGTGTCTGCAGTGCATCAACCGCGCCTGCCTCCCGCTCGgagcacccagcccagctcacgCCCAGCCCAACCAGCGGCGTCTGCTGTAAGCTCAACTCCAGGGGTACGGCCGGAGGAAGCTGCTCTCCCCCCCGTTCAGCTGCCAAGCCTCCCTAGCCCCGTTCTGCCCGGCGCCCCCTCCCGCGGCACCGGCAGCCGGGGGTGCCAACAAAAACAACGGGCAGCGCCGGTCCCTCGCAgcccgctccgctcccctccCCGGCCCCTCCGACTCTGCgggggaaaagctgctgcaacGGAGAGACGAGAATGACGCTCTTCGCCCACCTCGGCGCCGCCCGCTCCCCCGCCGCGGCTGCAGCTCGCTCTGGCTGCGGATCCTCCTGAAGCGCGGAGTCAAATACCCCGCCATGGCCGCGGCCGGGCCGCTGGCGGAAGCCGGCGGAGCGCATCACttcccgcccgccgcccccggccgcgCCCAGCGCCGCCCCTGCGGGTCGGAAGTGAGCCGAGCTCCGGCCGCCTCCGCCCCGCCGCCGAGGCTGCCGCCGTCACTATGGAGTAGCCGCGGCAGGACGGGGTCTGAGCGAGAGACGGAGCCGGCGTGACAGGCGGCCCGCCGGGCCCACAGGGCGACGGGCAGCCGGGCGCTGCGCCGGCAGCTTCCCGCGGGCTCAGGTGAGAGGCCGCGGCCAGGGTCGACAGTGGCTGCCCGTGGCCTGGTGGCgctgcgcggggcgggcggggccggccggcTCCGCGGGGGCCGTGGTTTCGGGTCCCGGGTGCCCGGCgctgagggctggaggggaAGGGCCGCCCCGGAGGCTCGATCGCCGCGCGGGCAGGGCCGGGAGGGGACCGCTGAGCTGCCCGAGCCGGCGGATCGCGGTCACCTGCCGCCTgtggccgcggccgccgcccgcccctcGGCGCACTGCTCCCGGCTGCCCCGCGGAGCAGGGAGCGCAGGCAGCGGCCCTGCAGAGCGGTGCGAGTCCGCTCTCGCTGTAAATAACAGTAAATACTTCGTCCGGAAGGACTGGCCCGCAGGAGGCTGACCGGGGTTTGTGCGGCGCACGGCCTGGGTTTCACCTGTCACCAGGCGACAGACAGAACCCTGCTCATGGATCTCGTTCCGTGAGGTTTTGGTAGGGATTCAGCTGAAGCTCAGTATCGAAATGGTGCGTGAAAGTTAAGAAGGTGACGTGCGGCGAGGGCAGCCTTGCACAGTGCTTCATTGCATTTGACCGTCTCGATGTTTGTGTAACAAATGCAAAAGACTGGttgtgctttaaaaatgctgGAGTTTTGTCCTTTTGTTGGCTGTGACTCAGTTGTTCCAGCACTTACCTCTGTGGATTGATCCGTGCTTGGGGCAGGTGGATAGGATGCGGTTGGATGGTGTGAAGTAGCTGTGCACCAGCCTGCTGGTCTTGGTTCCAAAGGGGGATCCCAGCTTGTTATAGTTCAGAATAGTGGTAGTGTATGTTGTACTGCTGTACAGTGTGCACCCACAGCCATACATCAGGTGAAGCTACCAATTAGTTTGAGGATAAATTGCTGGGTTTGCATTATGCATTTgcattatgtttttttttataagtgaaatttgaaaaattgtGTACAGTCTTTGCTTTGGATTTCAACAAGCCTGTATTTCAACATTTTGAATGTTTTGCCTCCTTTCTGAATGCAATGTTGGTGTTGCTTACTACCTTGCTAAGTGATTGTTCTCATCATGCTGCTGTATGATTGCTGATGTACATCAGCATAAAAACCATTACTGATTGTGAGGGGCATTCATGACAAAACATATTGAACATTCAGAATTTTTTAGGATTAGTTCCAGGTTTCACGGACTCAGAATCAGTAGCATTAATATTACTCATGAAATTCAAACAGGAAGAGTTCTTAAACATTTATTGCATGTTCTATGTTGCTTGTCCAGACACTGTTATACTTCAGATTTTGCATTTGTCTCATTTATTGCTTTTAACTTCAAATGCAAATTTCATTGTGGTTGACTGACTTTTTTGCTACTTGGAAATACTAGACCAGTCTTAACTGAACAAGCAGGTTTTCCTACAGTTAAGAACTAGACTTGTGTATTTCAGATGTGGTTAATTTGTTATGATTTGTGGTATTAGAGGTACTATccaaaacagatatttttggTGGGGCATGGATTTTCTAGGTACATTGTTCCTGTTCATATATATAGATTTTTTACTGAGGTTGGTGATAGCAAttgtttttatgaagaaaaatatactaTTTTAGCTTACATTCAAATGTTGAGAAGAGGATTTCTACAAATTTACAGTTAGGTGGATGTAAACTTTAAACCCCATCTGCTTATTGAGAAATAAGTTTCTTGGTACTGCTTGCTCAGAAGCTAAATTAAACAATAGTTTGCCTACTGTCAAGCTGGAGGGGAACAGGTTGGACAGGGTCTACTAGGCTTGAATTTTAAATTCTAGCACTTCAGATACTGGAATGCTGTTGACATTCTCACCTAGTGGCTCTTATAGGCTACTCACTGCAGTAAGTCTGTCACCCACAGCAGACGACACTTCTGATTTAATGAATACTACACCATTTTCCCACCATCTCTGTAGAGAAGCTTCCTTTCAAATTTACACAAAGGAATTTGAACATGCATGCACATGCATTTTCTTCATAATATTTCTGCAGTtaattttcaaagtgttttattatttttgagaGTCCTAACAAGATGGTGTTGCATTGGTACTAGAGAAGATTTGATGGCTGGGAGTGAGCAAAACAATGGAAAAAGCATGAGATCTAAACCCAAGTAAATTAGATTTGGGATTATCTTAAACTCATTAGGATTGATTTTATAGTCTTTTAGCATATAGAGTTTGCCCACAGAATATCTGCTGAATAAAATCGCTGAGAGATGGAAATGCCTATAGCGCCTTTTTAGAGTAATCCATGATCCTTGTTTGTACTTATTTATCAGGTTAATGAAAAGTTTCTTTATACAGGAATATTAGCCAGTGATTTCATAGGAGTTTGGTGTAGGGCTGCACAGTAAGGACTTGCATGTACCTTTCCAGATCATGAATcataaagtaaaattaatttcttgtaataatatatctttttttatCTGGCAGAATAGGCAAGTCAGATTTAGtaagaaaatatagaaaactCTGAAAGGCTGCACTACAGGGGAAGATGAAGTAAATTGGAAGCTGCCACAGTCTCTTAGCTCTAAAACTTGAAAGGTGGTATGAGAAAAGCTTCCTTGCACAATTTTGGTAAAGCATAAAAagatggtttcttttttccttcctcttcactTAATACTTAAGTTCATTAACAGCTGGATCGTGCAAATGGTAATGTCAGCAGTCTGACGGgcaaaatactgaattttgagcttgtattttgaaaagcatTGTGTAGCAAAGAATACTTCTGTTTTTTACTTGCTGTCTGTATAATACACATCCATTATTTTGCTGGCCTGGGAATCTTAAGCAATCCTTTGCTTCAGACAAATGAGTAATTCTGTGAACACTGGAATTAAGGGagtctgttttccttcagataGGTTTCTCTTTTTGATGGATACTAGTACACAGGCTGTGAACCTTTCCTGTTGAGGGACAGTATATAAATCCTTTGCATTATTTGATTACAGTTTTCAAGAAATGGTTTAATTGAGAGGACTGTGAAACCtttgttttcttgtctttaTAAGATAAGCCATTGGTACAAATTGAAACCATGGAGTCCATGCTGAACAAGCTGAAGAGCACTGTCACAAAGGTGACAGCTGATGTCACCAGTGCAGTCATG of Vidua macroura isolate BioBank_ID:100142 chromosome 5, ASM2450914v1, whole genome shotgun sequence contains these proteins:
- the DEPDC4 gene encoding DEP domain-containing protein 4 isoform X2; this translates as MAGYLTPRFRRIRSQSELQPRRGSGRRRDCDGPFQATQLWNSIIHALHNQVEIKRRRQHLKTYRNCFTGSNAVDVVLSHLMQSMYLSCMDISRLKGVRVCQALMDHKVFEPVGARLYLFKNGKETEFEDTDTSLYRFVYSSLDPLLPRKNKENVSLSPEQICKQKTKRCSKTKCGTTLSNPLALEAADKKRIEELLQSIYVHASLPPKIMVNEPTCLLSKGVIEDVWKQQTLLRLLQLIDVPVLEDILVSSVKTKSDSFGKEEDMIISNTFLDREVTCSLNLPELDRWLYAAIECLEYFPDQFLVMVSQQLPQSTNSPNSLNTYKKILFDVIMKYYSQKKDSLLATQDFDVHSGIIELIEKGKTDQALEALQLYLKLLAPNISEELHRLLTFLAIASESEGYRLQKQFENRFVIIKTCTKFILQNRTLSKPQAELLIQFLMDNHSELFKAPLTLLELTSRRLQSLLEGQDPDINSGFTFCQRITTKEYEDQKQQTNQYLLALIQEMDNDPTVPSKQKKKLIKEFQKYHSFVYCSGCKTTCEFCTPNG
- the DEPDC4 gene encoding DEP domain-containing protein 4 isoform X3 → MAGYLTPRFRRIRSQSELQPRRGSGRRRDCDGPFQATQLWNSIIHALHNQVEIKRRRQHLKTYRNCFTGSNAVDVVLSHLMQSMYLSCMDISRLKGVRVCQALMDHKVFEPVGARLYLFKNGKETEFEDTDTSLYRFVYSSLDPLLPRKNKENVSLSPEQICKQKTKRCSNRTKCGTTLSNPLALEAADKKRIEELLQSIYVHASLPPKIMVNEPTCLLSKGVIEDVWKQQTLLRLLQLIDVPVLEDILVSSVKTKSDSFGKEEDMIISNTFLDREVTCSLNLPELDRWLYAAIECLEYFPDQFLVMVSQQLPQSTNSPNSLNTYKKILFDVIMKYYSQKKDSLLATQDFDVHSGIIELIEKGKTDQALEALQLYLKLLAPNISEELHRLLTFLAIASESEGYRLQKQFENRFVIIKTCTKFILQNRTLSKPQAELLIQFLMDNHSELFKAPLTLLELTSRRLQSLLEGQDPDINSDIILFGRSLSIFLSAREADYGAYYLECHHPACREHTSDHVESAWVYYSLTNLFSFYDKGCQLLAQAPQGTG
- the DEPDC4 gene encoding DEP domain-containing protein 4 isoform X1 yields the protein MAGYLTPRFRRIRSQSELQPRRGSGRRRDCDGPFQATQLWNSIIHALHNQVEIKRRRQHLKTYRNCFTGSNAVDVVLSHLMQSMYLSCMDISRLKGVRVCQALMDHKVFEPVGARLYLFKNGKETEFEDTDTSLYRFVYSSLDPLLPRKNKENVSLSPEQICKQKTKRCSNRTKCGTTLSNPLALEAADKKRIEELLQSIYVHASLPPKIMVNEPTCLLSKGVIEDVWKQQTLLRLLQLIDVPVLEDILVSSVKTKSDSFGKEEDMIISNTFLDREVTCSLNLPELDRWLYAAIECLEYFPDQFLVMVSQQLPQSTNSPNSLNTYKKILFDVIMKYYSQKKDSLLATQDFDVHSGIIELIEKGKTDQALEALQLYLKLLAPNISEELHRLLTFLAIASESEGYRLQKQFENRFVIIKTCTKFILQNRTLSKPQAELLIQFLMDNHSELFKAPLTLLELTSRRLQSLLEGQDPDINSGFTFCQRITTKEYEDQKQQTNQYLLALIQEMDNDPTVPSKQKKKLIKEFQKYHSFVYCSGCKTTCEFCTPNG